Proteins co-encoded in one Pocillopora verrucosa isolate sample1 chromosome 1, ASM3666991v2, whole genome shotgun sequence genomic window:
- the LOC131796790 gene encoding uncharacterized protein yields MAKESHWTSLSKFSMSVMMFLTSLALLSVTESNAAKVKTYHDKRQISTLLPYQRPQITSLYGLPPRRRYMQPPIYQYNTAYKNTAHIARAKQPQTGLPGSQYSKIFKAQPQRQYVSYYYPHRTHYRDWSRKLLEASAFARKLQESRKQTLLRQKQRTDPSGAGIKFFVAGVNPNGKVLQQLATQGKVQNANGNIVSNKPLKQNFAESIPNTQLSGATRPIQLSPSPATVTNMNKKPQRGPAFIVSHPEIPASPPLQDQNAKTKTSSNEMSPRPLSVGMTVGNDKNANLQSQPRLIPSFNKGSSTNSNGAILSDKFEGAALGPKAHSLLQPTPALRSSQSGNLPHFHADENKKPNMSHISLGSGISLNNGSPANDYTLTQEEQRNAPTGKDQNQLINKGSGNLLGNSPSITQDNSHPLLQTSISDKPAQGGSQASLTTQEMKNVQASTSPASNSANVDKSTAQELKAGLVFASPSRTPSQALVTQLSRPRIAPNGKNSFSRNDLPGGFIHDPQTQLDKELALKNLLFPPPAVSKNQAFGTNPVVPSNSAQFQQPQQGPRAQVDTMIPTFPAFRYDRRHNIPQSPSRIDKKSFVPQNNKVPYKGSFPLMLHKFSPYFKMKRNLKQVASEQAKARRRFLELQPIK; encoded by the exons ATGGCAAAGGAATCTCATTGGACATCTCTCTCAAAGTTCAGTATGTCTGTGATGATGTTCTTAACATCACTAGCTCTGCTATCGGTAACAG AATCAAATGCCGCTAAGGTAAAGACGTACCATGATAAACGCCAGATCTCTACCTTGTTACCATATCAGCGCCCTCAGATAACATCTCTGTACGGACTTCCGCCAAGAAGACGTTATATGCAGCCTCCAATTTACCAGTACAATACAGCATATAAAAATACTGCACATATTGCACGAGCGAAGCAGCCGCAAACGGGACTTCCAGGCTCACAgtattcaaaaatatttaaagctcagCCTCAGAGACAGTACGTTTCTTATTATTATCCTCATCGGACCCACTACAGGGACTGGTCTCGGAAGCTTCTTGAAGCGAGTGCGTTTGCGCGAAAGCTACaggaaagtagaaaacaaaccCTCCTGCGGCAGAAACAGAGAACGGATCCGAGTGGTGCAGGGATCAAGTTTTTTGTCGCTGGTGTAAATCCAAATGGAAAAGTCCTGCAACAGTTGGCTACTCAGGGGAAAGTTCAAAACGCAAACGGAAATATTGTTTCCAATAAACccttaaaacaaaactttgCTGAAAGTATTCCAAATACTCAACTTTCCGGCGCGACACGACCCATTCAGCTGAGTCCTTCACCAGCAACTGTtacaaatatgaacaaaaaaccGCAAAGGGGACCTGCCTTTATTGTCAGTCACCCAGAGATTCCAGCAAGTCCACCTTTACAAGATCAAAATGCAAAGACGAAAACGAGTTCTAATGAAATGTCTCCTCGTCCGTTGTCAGTAGGGATGACAGttggaaatgataaaaatgctAATCTTCAGTCGCAACCAAGACTTATCCCCTCCTTCAACAAGGGATCCAGCACCAATTCAAATGGCGCAATTTTGAGTGATAAGTTCGAAGGTGCTGCTTTGGGACCGAAAGCGCATTCATTACTTCAACCGACTCCCGCTCTGCGGTCAAGCCAAAGCGGCAACCTGCCACATTTCCACGCCGATGAGAATAAAAAGCCTAACATGAGCCACATTTCTCTTGGCTCAGGAATCAGTTTAAATAATGGGTCCCCAGCTAATGATTACACCTTGACacaagaagaacaaagaaatgcTCCCACTGGAAAAGATCAGAATCAACTGATTAATAAAGGTTCTGGAAATCTCCTAGGAAATTCACCTTCAATAACCCAAGACAACTCGCATCCTTTACTTCAAACGAGTATTTCGGATAAACCGGCGCAGGGAGGAAGTCAAGCATCGTTGACGACTCAGGAGATGAAAAATGTTCAAGCTTCAACAAGCCCCGCTTCAAATTCTGCTAATGTTGATAAATCTACTGCTCAAGAGCTTAAGGCTGGTCTCGTGTTCGCCTCACCTTCCAGAACGCCATCTCAGGCACTGGTCACACAACTGTCTCGTCCAAGAATTGCACCAAACGGGAAAAACTCCTTCTCGAGAAATGACTTACCAGGAGGTTTTATTCATGACCCGCAAACACAATTAGACAAAGAGTTGGCTCTGAAGAACCTTCTGTTTCCACCGCCTGCTGTATCGAAAAATCAAGCTTTTGGCACAAATCCTGTTGTCCCTTCAAATTCTGCTCAATTTCAGCAGCCACAGCAGGGTCCCCGCGCTCAAGTTGACACCATGATACCTACTTTCCCAGCCTTCCGATATGATCGAAGACATAACATCCCACAATCCCCTTCACGCATTGACAAGAAGTCGTTTGTTCCGCAAAATAACAAGGTTCCTTATAAGGGTTCGTTTCCTCTTATGTTGCATAAGTTTTCACCCTACTTCAAAATGAAACGAAATCTCAAACAAGTGGCGAGCGAACAGGCCAAGGCCAGAAGGCGATTTCTTGAACTGCAAC CTATCAAATGA
- the LOC131796859 gene encoding catalase, protein MANRSKASEQLSDFSRAKRSPDVLTTGTGCPIDTKTSTMTVGPRGPILLQDVQFLDEMSHFDRERIPERVVHAKGGGAFGYFEVTHDITKYCKAAIFNRIGKRTPCVTRFSTVGGESGSADTARDPRGFAMKFYTEEGNWDLVGNNTPIFFIRDPILFPSFIHTQKRNPTTHLKDPDMFWDFITLRPETTHQVCFLFSDRGIPDGYQHMNGYGSHTFKMVNDKEEAVYCKFHVKTDQGIKCVPADKAEQLAGSDPDYNNRLLFNAIAGGDPPSWTMYIQVMTFEEAEKFRWNPFDLTKIWPHSEFPLIPVGKMVLNRNAKNYFAEIEQSAFNPASMVPGIEPSPDKMLQGRLFSYHDTHLHRLGTNYLQLPVNCPYRTRVTNYQRDGPQTFDNQEGAPNYFPNSFTGPLDDLRHSPHTVKITGDVARYNSADDDNFSQVTDFWNKVLNEAERTRLVNNIAGHLKDAKQFLQKRAVSNFTQVSPEFGRRLTEALAEYHMPKGATAQASL, encoded by the exons TCTCCAGATGTTCTCACTACTGGAACTGGGTGTCCAATTGACACAAAGACATCTACCATGACAGTTGGACCCAGGGGACCCATTCTGTTGCAGGATGTACAGTTTCTGGATGAGATGAGCCACTTTGACAGAGAAAGGATCCCAGAGAGAGTGGTACATGCCAAGGGAGGTGGTGCATTTGGATATTTTGAGGTCACTCATGATATTACCAAATACTGCAAGGCTGCAATCTTCAACAGAATTGGAAAGAGGACACCTTGTGTTACCCGATTTTCGACAGTAG GTGGAGAGTCTGGCAGTGCTGACACAGCTCGTGACCCTCGTGGTTTTGCCATGAAGTTTTATACTGAGGAGGGAAACTGGGATCTTGTTGGAAACAATACTCCAATCTTTTTTATCAGAGATCCAATCCTG TTTCCCAGTTTTATTCATACCCAAAAAAGGAACCCCACCACTCACCTAAAG gACCCTGACATGTTCTGGGATTTCATCACCCTGCGTCCTGAGACCACCCATCAGGTGTGTTTCCTGTTTAGTGATCGTGGCATTCCTGATGGCTACCAGCACATGAATGGCTATGGAAGTCATACTTTCAAAATGGTTAATGACAAGGAGGAAGCTGTTTACTGCAAGTTCCATGTCAAG ACTGATCAGGGGATAAAGTGTGTGCCTGCAGACAAAGCTGAGCAGTTAGCAGGTTCTGACCCAGACTACAACAACAGACTTCTTTTTAATGCCATTGCTGGTGGAGACCCA CCATCATGGACCATGTATATTCAAGTTATGACCTTTGAGGAAGCTGAAAAGTTCCGCTGGAATCCATTTGATCTTACTAAG ATCTGGCCACATTCTGAGTTCCCTCTCATCCCAGTTGGCAAAATGGTGCTGAATCGTAATGCAAAAAACTACTTTGCAGAGATAGAGCAGAGTGCTTTTAATCCAGCCAGTATGGTTCCTGGTATTGAGCCTTCCCCTGATAAGATGCTTCAG GGCCGCCTGTTCTCCTATCATGACACTCACCTGCATCGTTTGGGAACTAACTACTTACAGCTTCCAGTGAACTGTCCATACAGGACTAGGGTTACAAATTACCAGAGGGATGGACCACAGACCTTTGATAACCAAG AGGGTGCTCCAAACTATTTTCCAAACAGCTTCACAGGGCCTTTGGATGACTTGAGGCATTCACCACACACAGTCAAG atcACTGGTGATGTGGCCCGATACAACTCTGCAGACGATGATAACTTTTCACAG GTCACAGATTTCTGGAACAAAGTTTTGAATGAAGCAGAGAGAACTAGGCTGGTGAATAATATTGCTGGTCACCTGAAAGATGCTAAACAATTTCTTCAGAAACGAGCT GTGAGTAATTTCACGCAAGTTTCTCCTGAGTTTGGTCGTCGACTGACTGAAGCATTAGCCGAGTATCACATG CCCAAGGGAGCCACAGCTCAGGCCAGCCTTTGA